From Solea solea chromosome 20, fSolSol10.1, whole genome shotgun sequence, one genomic window encodes:
- the irx1b gene encoding iroquois-class homeodomain protein IRX-1b, whose translation MSFPQLGYPQFLSAASQEVYGGERPASAREGGAEGGVCSTAATAAAVGSMLGMYGSPWVARNYSAFLPYSGATDLALISQMGSQYELKDSPGSHAASLPVHAAQGFYPYGQYPYGDPSRAKTATRETTSTLKAWLQEHQKNPYPTKGEKIMLAIITRMTLTQGHCMGVSCLSVTPSSYSGFPSHSSLLLRNTEIIGLM comes from the exons ATGTCTTTCCCTCAGCTGGGATATCCTCAGTTCCTCAGCGCCGCCTCTCAGGAGGTGTACGGGGGCGAGCGGCCGGCCTCTGCCCGGGAAGGAGGCGCCGAGGGCGGCGTGTGTTccaccgccgccaccgccgccgccgtgGGCTCCATGCTGGGGATGTACGGAAGCCCGTGGGTGGCGCGCAACTACAGTGCCTTTTTGCCGTATAGCGGAGCCACAGACCTCGCCCTCATTTCCCAGATG GGCTCTCAGTACGAGCTGAAGGACAGTCCGGGCTCCCACGCCGCCTCGCTGCCTGTCCACGCCGCACAGGGCTTCTATCCGTACGGACAGTATCCGTATGGAGACCCGTCCAGGGCCAAGACGGCCACGAGGGAGACCACCAGCACCCTGAAGGCCTGGCTGCAGGAGCACCAGAAGAACCCGTACCCGACCAAAGGCGAGAAGATCATGCTGGCCATCATCACCAGGATGACactcacacag GGACACTGCATGGGGGTGAGCTGCCTGTCAGTTACCCCCTCCTCCTACAGTGGCTTCCCCTCCcactcctctcttctcctccgcAACACAGAGATAATCGGGCTTATGTAA